AAAACGCGCTGTTTCTTTTTAGTGTCTTCCAGGTAGCTCACCCCCAGGAGGACGAGGGGCAACCACACCGCCACGCTAATGTAGTTTGGGAAGCCGCCGTCGTAGAGCGTTTGCAGGGGCTGCGTGGCAACCCAAAGGGTAAGGCCTAGCGCAAGGACACCTGCCCAACTCCCCTGCAGCCTTTTAAGGAGGAGGAACGAAACTGCTCCCGCGGCTCCCACTACCAATGGCAAGTATGCCAACATAACCCGCAACGCGTCCTTCCCGCTCACTTCCACACCTAAAAGCACGAGGGCATGAAAAAGTTTGGGATACCCGGCAAAGAAAGCCCCTACCCCCTGCTCCTGAAGCAGGGCCACCTTCATCGCATGGTTGTACAAATCTCCCCCTGGTGCCGAGACGTAGCCGAAATGCCTAAAAAGGACGTACGAACCAACAAGGTACGTACCAAGGACAAGTGCGGCGGCAATCCACGGAAGGCGGTGTTTCATGTGCCCAACGTACCATATAAACGCCTCTGGGACACGGTGCGGAAAGGATACCCAGCCTTTTTCTTTTTCCCTATACTGGATTGGTAAATCCGTAATGACCCCCTCTCATGCATGTTGCAGTCCTCGGTACGGGATATGTTGGATTGGTAGACGCAACTTGTTTTGCCGAACTTGGAAACCACGTTACGTGTATCGATATTGACGTTCAGAAAATTGAGAACCTGAAAAAAGGCATCGTCCCCATATACGAACCAGGTCTTACGGAAATGGTGGTGAGCAACTACAAGGCAGGCCGCCTTATCTTTACTACAGATATCAGTGAGGGAATTGAAAAATCAGAGATTATTTTCTTGGCAGTCGGGACCCCCTCCGCCCCTGACGGTTCCGCAGACCTGCAATACCTTTTCAAGGCAGCGGAAGATGTGGCCAAGGCACTTACCGGCCCCACCATTGTCACCACCAAGTCCACCGTCCCAGTAGGCACTGCGGACAAGTTACGGGAGATTTTCCGCAACCACACCACACACGCCGTAGAGGTTGCTTCTAACCCTGAGTTCCTTCGCGAAGGCGCCGCAGTAAAGGACTTCCTGAACGCGGAACGTGTTGTAGTTGGGGTTGATAACGATGCTTACCGCCCGCTCTTTGAGCAGCTTTACCGTGGGATTGTGCGCACCGAACGCCCACTCCTCTTCATGTCCGTACGCAGCGCAGAACTTACCAAGTACGCCTGTAATGCTTTCTTGGCTACCAAGATTTCGTTCGTAAACGATATTGCCATGCTTGCCGAAGAGATGGGGGCAAACATTGGCCAGGTAACCAAGGGCATGGGCTTGGATTCCCGGATTGGTTCACGCTTCCTAGCTGCAGGCATTGGCTATGGTGGCTCCTGCTTCCCTAAGGACGTACGCGCCCTGCAGCACATGATGCACGACCACAGCCACGACTCCTCCCTCCTGGACGCCGTAGAAAAGGTGAACAAGCGCCAAAAGCACCTTCTAGTCGAGCGGGCAACTGAATCCCTTGGCAGCCTCACGGGAAAAACATTGGCCGTATGGGGACTCACCTTCAAAGCGCGCACCGACGATATTCGGGAAGCTGCTTCACTGGAGATTATCCCCGCACTCATTGAGGCGGGCGCAACGGTGCA
The sequence above is drawn from the Verrucomicrobiia bacterium genome and encodes:
- a CDS encoding UDP-glucose/GDP-mannose dehydrogenase family protein, with translation MHVAVLGTGYVGLVDATCFAELGNHVTCIDIDVQKIENLKKGIVPIYEPGLTEMVVSNYKAGRLIFTTDISEGIEKSEIIFLAVGTPSAPDGSADLQYLFKAAEDVAKALTGPTIVTTKSTVPVGTADKLREIFRNHTTHAVEVASNPEFLREGAAVKDFLNAERVVVGVDNDAYRPLFEQLYRGIVRTERPLLFMSVRSAELTKYACNAFLATKISFVNDIAMLAEEMGANIGQVTKGMGLDSRIGSRFLAAGIGYGGSCFPKDVRALQHMMHDHSHDSSLLDAVEKVNKRQKHLLVERATESLGSLTGKTLAVWGLTFKARTDDIREAASLEIIPALIEAGATV